From Tiliqua scincoides isolate rTilSci1 chromosome 2, rTilSci1.hap2, whole genome shotgun sequence, the proteins below share one genomic window:
- the PHF8 gene encoding histone lysine demethylase PHF8 isoform X4: MASVPVYCLCRLPYDVTRFMIECDVCQDWFHGSCVGVEEDAAADIDLYHCPNCQLLHGPSVMKRRRGNQKQTDSSVNKEVGKTVKTGTAQFIKELRSRTFPSADEVILKPSGAQLTVEFLEENSFSVPILVLKKDGLGMTLPTPSFTVRDVEHYVGADKEIDVIDVTRQADLKMHLGDFVSYYCSSRREKVLNVISLEFSETRLSNLVETPKIVRKLSWVENLWPGESVFERPNVQKYCLMGVRDSYTDFHIDFGGTSVWYHVLRGEKIFYLVRPTAANLTLFEAWSSSSNQNEMFFGDQVDRCYRCPVRQGQTLFIPTGWIHAVLTPVDCLAFGGNFLHSLNIEMQLKAYEIEKRLSTADLFKFPNFETICWYVGKHLLDIFRGLRENRRHPAAYLVHGAKALNTAFRSWTKKEALAEHEEEIPGTMRPAQLIKDLAKEIRLVENIGKTGSLFGLQRGTQPSAAAKRGDHSPKELGRKGSRKDVASVKALELELLDKYKRQALKGMENPCPEEFDLPSSSLEDTDGEPDLMEEELSLMVANGQGTSRKIKASGRARSHKEAQAHSPPSPSDAEALDIDSEEDLQIDETPRRERRGLVLRKRLPKFPRKLPRAKPCSDPNRVREPGEVEFDIEEDYTTEEEEASGDEQLEGSSSAVGILDLLKASRQVGGADYDELSDAPASPSTQEAIQGMLCMANLQSSSSSPGASSLQAWLASGHERGSAGASGTQRSGKRSIKRPTHHSTDSEEEASMDEQESLGACFKDAEYIYPSLESDEDDPALKSLPKKKKCTDDAPWSPKARVTPTLPKQNRPVREGTRVASVETGLAAAAAKLAQQENQKLQRRKLVMKKKPPSPKAPSPEPELELEPEPEPEPEPEPVEEEEPDLLPQQDPDPVVVPVPTPPVPEPKQEQFAGSLVDHEYTARPNIFGMAQMNRGSTPMAPGVFLSQRRPSAGSPGPQTAQGKRPKKGLATAKQRLGRILKIHRNGKLLL, from the exons ATGGCCTCTGTCCCTGTGTACTGCCTCTGTCGCTTGCCCTACGATGTCACCCGCTTCATGATCGAGTGTGACGTTTGCCAGGACTGGTTCCATGGCAG CTGTgttggagtggaagaggatgCAGCCGCTGATATTGACTTGTATCACTGCCCTAACTGCCAGCTTCTTCATGGGCCATCTGTCA TGAAACGGCGCAGAGGCAACCAGAAACAGACTGACTCCTCTGTGAACAAAGAGGTTGGCAAGACAGTGAAGACAGGGACTGCTCAGTTCATCAAGGAGCTTCGAAGCAGGACATTTCCAAG TGCGGATGAGGTTATCCTAAAGCCAAGTGGAGCCCAGCTGACTGTGGAGTTCCTGGAAGAGAACAGCTTCAGTGTACCCATACTAGTCCTGAAGAAGGATGGGCTGGGCATGACTCTTCCAACACCCTCCTTCACTGTGCGTGATGTAGAACATTATGTGG GTGCTGACAAGGAGATTGATGTAATCGATGTGACACGCCAGGCCGACCTCAAGATGCACCTGGGTGACTTCGTCAGCTATTACTGCAGCAGCCGTAGAGAGAAAGTGCTTAATGTCATCAGCCTGGAATTCTCTGAGACCAG GCTCTCTAACTTGGTGGAGACCCCAAAGATTGTGCGCAAGTTGTCCTGGGTAGAAAACCTGTGGCCAGGGGAGTCGGTGTTTGAGCGGCCAAATGTGCAGAAATACTGCCTGATGGGTGTGCGGGACAGCTACACGGACTTCCATATTGATTTTGGCGGTACCTCAGTCTGGTATCATGTGCTGCGG GGAGAAAAGATCTTCTATCTGGTGCGCCCCACTGCAGCCAACCTGACGCTCTTTGAGGCATGGAGCAGTTCATCCAATCAGAATGAAATGTTCTTTGGAGACCAGGTGGACAGGTGCTATCGTTGCCCTGTCCGTCAGGGCCAAACCCTCTTCATCCCCACAG GTTGGATCCATGCTGTGCTGACCCCAGTTGACTGCCTGGCATTTGGGGGCAACTTCCTACACAGTCTCAACATTGAGATGCAACTCAA GGCCTATGAGATTGAAAAACGTCTTAGCACAGCTGACCTTTTTAAATTTCCAAACTTTGAGACTATCTGCTGGTATGTCGGAAAGCATCTTCTGGACATCTTCCGAG GCCTTCGAGAGAACCGTAGGCACCCAGCTGCTTATTTAGTTCACGGGGCGAAAGCCCTCAACACTGCCTTCCGCTCCTGGACTAAGAAAGAG GCCTTGGCTGAACATGAGGAAGAAATCCCTGGTACCATGCGTCCAGCACAGCTGATCAAAGATCTGGCTAAGGAGATCAGACTTGTGGAA AACATTGGGAAGACGGGCAGTCTGTTCGGCCTGCAGAGAGGCACCCAGCCAAGTGCAGCAGCCAAAAGGGGAGACCACAGTCCCAAGGAGCTGGGCAGGAAGGGCAGCCGGAAGGACGTTGCCTCGGTCAAAGCCCTGGAGCTGGAGCTGCTGGACAAATACAAGCGGCAGGCCCTGAAAGGCATGGAGAACCCCTGCCCAGAGGAG tttgaCCTGCCAAGTTCCAGCCTAGAAGATACAGATGGGGAACCTGACCTGATGGAGGAGGAGCTGTCCTTGATGGTGGCCAATGGCCAAGGCACCAG CAGGAAAATCAAGGCCTCTGGACGTGCCCGGAGTCATAAAGAGGCACAAGCTCATTCCCCACCCAGCCCATCAGATGCTGAGGCCCTTGACATTGACTCTGAGGAGGATCTACAGATTGATGAGACCCCCCGCAGAGAAAGAAGGGGCCTGGTGCTGCGCAAGAGACTGCCTA AATTTCCCCGAAAGCTGCCACGAGCCAAACCCTGTTCTGATCCAAACCGTGTACGAGAGCCAGGAGAGGTGGAGTTTGACATTGAG GAGGACTACACTAccgaggaggaggaagcctctgGCGATGAGCAGTTGgagggcagcagcagtgctgtggGGATTCTGGATCTGCTCAAGGCCAGCCGGCAGGTGGGCGGTGCAGACTATGATGAGCTCAG TGATGCACCTGCCTCCCCCAGCACTCAGGAAGCCATCCAAGGCATGCTGTGCATGGCCAATCTGCAGTCTTCATCCTCCTCACCAGGTGCCTCCAGCTTGCAGGCCTGGTTGGCCTCTGGGCACGAACGTGGCTCTGCTGGAGCCTCCGGCACTCAGCGCTCAGGGAAAAGGTCCATCAAGCGTCCAACCCATCACAGCACTGATAGTGAGGAAGAGGCCAGCATGGATGAGCAGGAGAGCCTGGGAGCTTGTTTCAAGGATGCAGAGTACA TTTACCCTTCCTTGGAATCTGATGAAGATGACCCAGCTTTGAAGTCTCTAccaaagaagaagaaatgcaCAGACGATGCTCCCTGGAGTCCCAAGG CTCGGGTAACTCCAACACTGCCCAAGCAAAACCGTCCTGTGCGTGAGGGGACCAGAGTGGCCTCTGTCGAGACTGgcctggcagctgcagcagccaaaCTGGCTCAGCAG GAGAACCAGAAATTGCAGCGACGAAAGCTTGTTATGAAAAAGAAGCCACCATCTCCAAAAGCACCCAGCCCAGAACCAGAACTGGAGCTGGagccagaaccagaaccagaaccagaaccagaaccagttGAAGAAGAGGAACCAGACCTGCTGCCGCAACAGGATCCAGATCCTGTGGTGGTTCCAGTGCCCACCCCTCCTGTCCCTGAACCCAAACAGGAGCAGTTTGCTGGCAGTTTGGTGGACCATGAATACACTGCCCGGCCCAACATCTTTGGAATGGCACAGATGAACCGGGGCTCCACACCCATGGCACCTGGTGTCTTTTTGTCCCAGCGGCGCCCTTCAGCTGGCTCACCAGGTCCCCAAACAGCACAGG GCAAACGCCCCAAGAAGGGGTTAGCAACAGCCAAACAGCGACTTGGACGTATCCTGAAGATTCATCGCAATGGCAAGCTGCTGCTCTGA